A single region of the Acuticoccus sediminis genome encodes:
- a CDS encoding VOC family protein, whose product MSSHDGNAPTDPDRRHALRLAGASAVAVAASVLPLTAGKADTRAPARTRDTAPLGARLQGVQHFGVTVQNMDRAFEFYTEVLGGTEIMRDGDFQGVPVHYTLLTGEEIIAEESGVNPRTIGVPDLAGGAQRLDVRFIQFDNVVIELLQYRDADEPMGSGHSFAEPREHMSPAFPRSMHICFHIRDDVDFNQFIHDLEAECARRGMTQVKANRSVRIATEAERMAAPMETNTLKIEAGPSDGWSLIYCKGPEGEQLEFVQALGHVRKVFADAKSERDRMVGDG is encoded by the coding sequence GTGAGCAGCCATGATGGAAACGCCCCGACCGATCCCGACCGCCGCCATGCCCTCCGCCTCGCGGGCGCTTCCGCCGTCGCGGTCGCCGCGTCGGTGCTCCCGTTGACCGCCGGCAAGGCCGATACGCGCGCGCCGGCCCGGACGCGCGACACGGCCCCGCTGGGGGCGCGCCTCCAGGGCGTGCAGCACTTCGGCGTGACGGTCCAGAACATGGACCGCGCGTTCGAATTCTACACCGAGGTGCTGGGCGGCACCGAGATCATGCGCGACGGCGACTTCCAGGGCGTCCCGGTCCACTACACGCTGCTCACCGGGGAGGAGATCATCGCCGAGGAGAGCGGGGTCAACCCGCGCACCATCGGCGTCCCGGACCTCGCCGGCGGCGCGCAGCGCCTCGACGTCAGGTTCATCCAGTTCGACAACGTGGTGATCGAGCTGCTGCAATATCGCGATGCTGACGAGCCGATGGGCAGCGGCCACAGCTTCGCGGAGCCCCGCGAACATATGAGCCCGGCCTTTCCGCGCTCGATGCACATCTGCTTTCACATCCGCGACGACGTCGACTTCAACCAGTTCATCCACGACCTCGAGGCCGAGTGCGCGCGGCGGGGGATGACCCAGGTGAAGGCGAACCGTTCCGTCCGCATCGCGACCGAGGCTGAGCGCATGGCGGCGCCGATGGAGACCAACACCCTCAAGATCGAGGCGGGACCGTCGGACGGCTGGTCGCTGATCTACTGCAAGGGGCCGGAGGGCGAGCAGCTCGAGTTCGTCCAGGCCCTCGGGCATGTCAGGAAGGTGTTCGCCGACGCCAAGTCCGAGCGCGACCGCATGGTCGGCGACGGCTGA
- a CDS encoding extracellular solute-binding protein, with protein MSKPANHLPPRASFERGGAKRVMVDRRSVLAGMASLAALPAGRAMAEAREIVLVNWGGDAIGYFGEAFAEPYEAEHGVDVVIDGSGPSQGKIRNMVESGAVTWDVCDSGGGSSIQLGSGGYLREVDYSVVDRDRLLPGMDFRWGVANYMYSFVLAYDTRAFGGDGAPRGWADFFNVRDFPGTRALLKDVLANLEVALMGAGIPRDEVYPITPAKEKLAWETIRAILPDTVFAGTGAEIQQLMRNRDIVMGCFWNTRVKAIHEETGGLWDWTWNQGVVVPGAWVVPKGNPAGDAVWPFIASMQSPERQVRLFTLFGNAPANPQAAALVPPALKRFNATDPENYARQLPIDSAWYGENYARINKDYIDTISM; from the coding sequence ATGTCGAAACCCGCGAACCACCTCCCGCCGCGCGCATCCTTCGAGCGCGGCGGCGCAAAGCGCGTCATGGTTGACCGCCGCAGCGTCCTCGCCGGGATGGCGTCGCTGGCCGCCCTGCCGGCCGGCCGCGCGATGGCCGAGGCGCGGGAGATCGTCCTCGTCAACTGGGGCGGCGACGCGATCGGCTACTTCGGCGAGGCCTTCGCGGAGCCCTACGAGGCGGAGCACGGCGTCGACGTCGTCATCGACGGCTCCGGCCCCAGCCAGGGCAAGATCCGCAACATGGTGGAGTCGGGCGCCGTCACCTGGGACGTCTGCGATTCCGGCGGCGGCAGCTCCATCCAGCTCGGCTCCGGCGGATACCTGCGTGAGGTGGACTATTCCGTCGTCGACCGCGACAGGCTGCTGCCCGGCATGGACTTCCGCTGGGGCGTCGCGAACTACATGTACTCGTTCGTTCTCGCCTACGACACGCGCGCATTCGGTGGCGACGGCGCGCCCCGAGGGTGGGCGGACTTCTTCAACGTCCGCGACTTTCCCGGCACGCGCGCCCTGCTGAAGGACGTCCTGGCGAACCTCGAGGTGGCGCTGATGGGCGCCGGTATCCCAAGGGACGAGGTCTATCCGATCACGCCGGCAAAGGAAAAGCTCGCCTGGGAGACGATCAGGGCGATCCTGCCCGACACGGTCTTCGCCGGCACCGGCGCCGAGATCCAGCAGCTCATGCGCAATCGCGACATCGTCATGGGCTGCTTCTGGAACACGCGCGTCAAGGCGATCCACGAGGAGACGGGCGGGTTGTGGGACTGGACCTGGAACCAGGGCGTCGTCGTGCCCGGGGCCTGGGTCGTCCCGAAGGGCAACCCGGCGGGAGACGCCGTGTGGCCGTTCATCGCCTCGATGCAGTCGCCCGAGCGGCAGGTCCGGCTCTTCACGCTGTTCGGCAACGCTCCGGCGAACCCGCAGGCGGCGGCGCTGGTGCCGCCGGCCCTGAAGCGCTTCAATGCGACGGACCCCGAGAACTACGCCCGGCAACTCCCGATCGACAGCGCATGGTACGGAGAGAATTACGCGCGCATCAACAAGGACTACATCGATACGATCTCGATGTAG
- a CDS encoding ABC transporter permease, whose protein sequence is MTVSRFAVSPRRIRRPDAYWLLVAPALVLIAAFYLLPLLGILQLSVREFDGEGEASVLGNYALLFSDAGIQRMLWRTVRVCAITTVLTVGFGYVLAYAMVTVGTRQRAVLLSAVLLTFWLSVLIRAFAWTILLGTGGPAETVVNALVRPFVALGAVDAPVRLIRTEAGVVIGMVHAMLPYAVLPLFANMRGIDRGLVLAARGLGATRWGAFRRVWMPLSMPGVIAALILIFVFSLGFYVTPALLGGGKVVMVAEYVRISLEQTLRWGLAAMLASTMLIATLALALLMGRVVDVRTMAGAK, encoded by the coding sequence ATGACGGTTAGCCGGTTCGCCGTGTCGCCGCGCCGGATCCGACGGCCCGATGCCTACTGGCTCCTCGTCGCGCCGGCGCTGGTCCTGATCGCCGCGTTCTACCTCCTGCCGCTCCTCGGCATCCTGCAGCTCAGCGTGCGCGAGTTCGACGGGGAGGGCGAGGCGTCCGTCCTCGGCAACTACGCGCTGCTGTTCAGCGACGCCGGCATCCAGCGGATGCTCTGGCGCACGGTTCGGGTCTGCGCCATCACCACCGTCCTCACCGTGGGCTTCGGCTACGTCCTTGCCTACGCGATGGTGACCGTCGGGACCCGCCAGCGGGCCGTGCTCCTCTCGGCGGTGCTCTTGACCTTCTGGCTGTCGGTGCTGATCCGCGCGTTCGCATGGACGATCCTGCTGGGCACCGGCGGACCTGCCGAGACGGTCGTCAACGCGCTTGTCCGGCCGTTCGTCGCCCTCGGCGCGGTGGACGCCCCGGTGCGCCTGATCCGCACGGAGGCCGGCGTCGTCATCGGCATGGTCCATGCGATGCTGCCGTACGCCGTCCTCCCGCTGTTCGCGAACATGCGCGGGATCGACCGGGGCCTTGTGCTCGCCGCCCGCGGCCTCGGTGCCACGCGGTGGGGCGCGTTCCGGCGCGTCTGGATGCCGCTCTCGATGCCCGGGGTCATCGCCGCGCTCATCCTGATCTTCGTCTTCTCGCTCGGCTTCTACGTCACCCCGGCGCTGCTCGGCGGGGGGAAGGTGGTGATGGTCGCGGAGTACGTCAGGATCTCGCTGGAGCAGACCCTGCGGTGGGGCCTTGCGGCCATGCTCGCCTCGACGATGCTCATCGCGACGCTGGCGCTCGCGCTCCTGATGGGGCGCGTCGTCGACGTCAGGACGATGGCCGGGGCGAAATGA
- a CDS encoding ABC transporter permease, which translates to MTRSRSFRHPLALGLAWVVVAFLVLPLLVVVPVSFTDQRYLSMPGEALSLRHWARVFGDPVWRGSILQSLCVGAVSALLATGLGTLCAIGCWRLGTRTAEIVRLVMLTPIIVPSVVQGMAFYRTFAHLGLIDTYAGVILSHTILGLPYVVIIVSAALANVDVRLEQAARSLGASMGKAVTWVLVPLLRPAILSSFVVAFVVSWDEIVVLLFITSRRVHLLPRAMWDGINENVDPAVAAVATLLIAATATALVLRLTWAGFRSGKR; encoded by the coding sequence ATGACGAGGAGCCGATCCTTCCGCCACCCGCTCGCCCTCGGCCTCGCGTGGGTCGTCGTCGCCTTTCTGGTGCTGCCGCTCCTCGTCGTCGTGCCGGTGTCGTTCACCGACCAGCGGTACCTCTCGATGCCCGGCGAGGCCCTGTCGCTGCGGCACTGGGCCAGGGTGTTCGGCGACCCGGTCTGGCGCGGCTCGATCCTCCAGTCGCTCTGCGTCGGCGCGGTCTCGGCGCTCCTCGCCACCGGGCTCGGGACCCTGTGCGCGATCGGCTGCTGGCGGCTCGGGACGCGCACGGCGGAGATCGTCCGGCTCGTCATGCTGACGCCGATCATCGTCCCGTCGGTGGTGCAGGGGATGGCCTTCTACCGCACGTTCGCGCACCTCGGCCTGATCGACACGTACGCAGGCGTCATCCTGAGCCACACGATCCTCGGCCTTCCGTACGTGGTGATCATCGTGTCCGCCGCGCTCGCCAACGTCGACGTGCGCCTCGAGCAGGCGGCCCGGTCGCTGGGGGCGAGCATGGGCAAGGCGGTGACATGGGTGCTGGTCCCGCTGCTGCGCCCGGCGATCCTCTCCAGCTTCGTCGTCGCCTTCGTCGTCTCGTGGGACGAGATCGTCGTGCTGCTGTTCATCACCAGTCGCAGGGTACACCTCCTGCCGAGGGCGATGTGGGACGGGATCAACGAGAACGTCGACCCCGCCGTCGCGGCGGTCGCGACGCTCCTCATCGCCGCCACCGCGACGGCCCTCGTCCTCCGCCTCACCTGGGCCGGCTTCAGGTCCGGGAAACGGTGA
- a CDS encoding cation:proton antiporter, producing MDIILITAVIASLFLVIGAAEPLAARLRLPYTVILAGLGILIALGATFFLKTDLTDALNPVAEAILGLPIRSNIFLYVFLPTLLFQAMLDVNVRRMLDDWVPILVLAVVAVVVATLSVGYGLFFTGALPLAACLLVGSIVSTTDPSAVVSIFRSISAPQRLARIIEGESLLNDAAAIALFGLFMSFVMLGIPNPSLLSALGRFPVLIVGGAITGLVLARLAVAVMSAFARYELAQISISAALPYLAYIVAEQSVGASGVIAVVVAGLTLNLTAPGRLPPQAWASMREVWSLLAHWAGALIFILAALLIPRLLEGVRVEDVLYVGVVVAAAVVARVVILFGLLPLLTRLKVSPPVERPYRAAILWGGLRGAVTLALALAVTESFRVPVETKRVVGILATGFVLFTLIVQGTTLRWVIGRLGLDRLSPIDEALSKQVVAVALQTVREDVARSTENYELTQTIVRSEAKRFAERLDTAVKAAEDNDDLLDRDRITLGLIAVAGAERDTIIARMRERMISARLAETLLWEADRLIEAARSGGRGLYERTARESLAYGRSFQMAANLQNRLGIAAPLGRMTADRFEALLSRRLILRDLDGFIDGRIRRIHGRRVADLLHELVARRVENVETALDGLRLQYPGYAEEMERRFIRRTALRLEEREYTAMRDDGLIGAELHTSLMQGIANRRAAAERRPKLNLLQQRAELVQQFPLFADLDEPTRRRLGQNLVTHYANTGEVIIAKDTVAKSVYFIASGAVEMERAGQTWRLGRGEMFGQLSILEQRPLRAEARSITLSTLLILDEARFRRLLDRSPAVRDAVRRSAERRGELITSL from the coding sequence ATGGACATCATCCTCATCACCGCGGTCATCGCGTCGTTATTCCTCGTCATCGGCGCGGCCGAGCCCCTCGCGGCGCGGCTGCGGCTTCCGTACACGGTGATCCTCGCCGGCCTCGGCATCCTGATCGCGCTGGGGGCGACGTTCTTCCTGAAGACGGACCTGACGGACGCGTTGAACCCGGTCGCCGAGGCGATCCTGGGCCTGCCCATCCGCTCGAACATCTTCCTCTACGTCTTCCTGCCGACGCTGCTGTTCCAGGCCATGCTGGACGTCAACGTGCGCCGCATGCTCGACGACTGGGTGCCGATCCTCGTGCTCGCCGTGGTCGCGGTGGTGGTGGCGACGCTCTCGGTCGGCTACGGGCTCTTCTTCACCGGCGCGCTGCCGCTGGCGGCATGCCTCCTCGTCGGGTCCATCGTGTCCACGACCGACCCGTCGGCGGTCGTCTCGATCTTCCGGTCGATCTCCGCGCCGCAGCGTCTGGCGCGGATCATCGAGGGCGAGAGTCTCCTCAACGACGCCGCCGCGATCGCCCTCTTCGGTCTCTTCATGAGCTTCGTGATGCTGGGGATCCCCAATCCGTCGCTGCTCAGCGCACTCGGGCGGTTCCCGGTGCTGATCGTCGGCGGCGCGATCACGGGCCTCGTCCTGGCGCGTCTCGCCGTCGCTGTCATGTCGGCCTTCGCGCGCTACGAGCTGGCGCAGATCTCGATCTCGGCCGCCCTGCCGTACCTCGCCTACATCGTCGCCGAGCAGAGCGTCGGGGCGTCGGGCGTCATCGCGGTGGTCGTCGCCGGGCTGACGCTGAACCTCACCGCGCCCGGTCGTCTGCCGCCGCAGGCCTGGGCCAGCATGCGCGAGGTCTGGAGCCTTCTGGCGCACTGGGCCGGGGCGCTCATCTTCATCCTGGCCGCGCTCCTCATCCCCCGCCTCCTCGAGGGGGTGCGGGTGGAGGACGTGCTCTACGTGGGCGTTGTGGTCGCCGCCGCCGTCGTGGCGCGCGTGGTGATCCTCTTCGGCCTCCTGCCGCTGCTGACGCGGCTGAAGGTCTCGCCCCCGGTGGAGCGGCCGTACCGGGCGGCCATCCTGTGGGGCGGACTTCGCGGTGCCGTCACCCTGGCCCTGGCGCTCGCCGTCACCGAGAGCTTCCGCGTGCCGGTGGAGACCAAGCGGGTCGTCGGCATCCTCGCGACCGGGTTCGTCCTCTTCACGCTCATCGTGCAGGGGACGACGCTGCGGTGGGTCATCGGCCGCCTCGGGCTCGACCGCCTGTCTCCCATCGACGAGGCGCTCTCCAAGCAGGTCGTCGCCGTCGCGCTGCAGACGGTGCGTGAGGACGTCGCGCGGTCCACCGAGAACTACGAGCTGACGCAGACCATCGTCCGCTCGGAGGCCAAGCGCTTCGCCGAACGGCTCGACACGGCGGTGAAGGCGGCGGAGGACAACGACGACCTGCTCGACCGCGACCGGATCACGCTGGGGCTCATCGCCGTCGCCGGTGCCGAGCGCGACACGATCATCGCCCGCATGCGCGAGCGGATGATCTCCGCCCGGCTGGCGGAAACGCTGCTGTGGGAGGCGGACCGGCTGATCGAAGCGGCGCGGTCGGGCGGACGCGGCCTCTACGAGCGCACCGCGCGCGAGAGCCTCGCCTACGGCCGCTCCTTCCAGATGGCGGCGAACCTGCAGAACCGGCTGGGCATCGCCGCGCCGCTGGGCCGCATGACCGCGGACCGGTTCGAGGCACTGCTGTCGCGCCGCCTGATCCTGCGCGACCTCGACGGGTTCATCGACGGGCGCATCCGCCGCATCCACGGCCGCCGGGTGGCCGACCTGCTGCACGAGCTCGTCGCGCGGCGGGTGGAGAACGTGGAGACCGCGCTCGACGGGCTGCGGCTCCAGTATCCGGGCTACGCCGAGGAGATGGAGCGGCGCTTCATCCGCCGCACGGCGCTGCGCCTGGAGGAGCGCGAGTATACGGCGATGCGCGACGACGGCCTCATCGGCGCCGAGCTTCATACCTCGCTGATGCAGGGGATCGCCAACCGGCGCGCGGCGGCGGAGCGGCGCCCCAAGCTCAACCTGCTGCAGCAGCGCGCCGAGCTTGTGCAGCAGTTCCCGCTGTTCGCCGACCTCGACGAGCCGACACGCCGCCGCCTCGGCCAGAACCTCGTGACGCACTATGCCAACACCGGCGAGGTGATCATCGCCAAGGACACGGTGGCGAAGAGCGTCTACTTCATCGCCTCGGGGGCGGTGGAGATGGAGCGGGCGGGCCAGACGTGGCGGCTCGGGCGCGGCGAGATGTTCGGCCAGCTTTCGATCCTGGAGCAGCGGCCGCTGCGGGCCGAGGCGCGCTCGATCACGCTGTCGACGCTGCTGATCCTCGACGAGGCCCGCTTCCGCAGGCTCCTCGACCGGAGCCCGGCGGTGCGCGACGCCGTCCGCCGCAGCGCCGAGCGGCGCGGCGAGCTCATCACCAGCCTCTGA
- a CDS encoding serine hydrolase domain-containing protein, producing MNGRCAFLAACAIALFFTGAHSPAEAQSAATAPQAPASAPAGWQTVAGTLEDLRAAHGVTALIVGIGIGDAPPLVAAAGQSITGVPARTDMHFRIGAMAIASQTTILMQLVDEGVVALDDTIDEWLPTYPAADRITLRMLADSTSGYADYESDPGFVEAFENDVFYDWPREELLKVAFARGMLFEPGTDFQYAHTNFIVLAEALAGATGTPYPTLLKQRIIDRLGLKETEIWTTAALPDPPLHGFTKERGIFEDATYWSPSWTSFTGPLNADITDTVRLMRAIGTGETISEASLETMLTPATLGMNINTPEHAFSLGLELLPPWIQKTFFFGGYGGTAGYMRDEDLTIVVMTTLGRDSPPGENPSTPIFHQLAEMLGR from the coding sequence ATGAACGGACGTTGCGCCTTCCTCGCGGCATGCGCGATCGCGCTCTTTTTCACGGGCGCCCACTCACCCGCTGAGGCCCAGTCGGCGGCGACTGCCCCGCAAGCTCCGGCATCGGCTCCGGCCGGCTGGCAGACCGTCGCCGGCACGCTGGAGGACCTGCGCGCCGCCCACGGCGTGACGGCCCTCATCGTCGGCATCGGGATCGGCGACGCGCCGCCGCTCGTTGCGGCCGCCGGGCAGTCGATCACCGGCGTCCCGGCTCGCACGGACATGCACTTCCGCATCGGCGCCATGGCGATCGCCTCGCAGACGACGATCCTCATGCAGCTCGTGGACGAGGGGGTGGTGGCGCTGGACGACACCATCGACGAATGGCTCCCCACCTATCCCGCTGCGGACCGCATCACGCTGCGCATGCTCGCCGACAGCACCTCCGGCTACGCGGACTACGAATCCGATCCCGGCTTCGTCGAGGCGTTCGAGAACGACGTCTTCTATGACTGGCCGCGCGAAGAACTGCTGAAGGTCGCCTTCGCGCGGGGGATGCTGTTCGAGCCGGGAACGGACTTCCAGTACGCCCATACCAACTTCATCGTCCTCGCCGAGGCGCTGGCCGGGGCGACCGGCACCCCGTATCCGACCTTGCTGAAGCAGCGCATCATCGACCGGCTCGGCCTGAAGGAGACCGAGATCTGGACGACGGCGGCGCTCCCCGACCCGCCGCTGCACGGCTTCACCAAGGAGCGCGGGATCTTCGAGGACGCGACCTACTGGAGCCCGTCGTGGACCTCCTTCACGGGGCCGCTGAACGCCGATATCACCGACACCGTCCGGCTGATGCGCGCGATCGGCACCGGCGAGACGATCTCGGAGGCGAGCCTCGAGACGATGCTGACGCCCGCGACGCTCGGCATGAACATCAACACGCCCGAGCACGCCTTCAGCCTCGGTCTGGAGCTTCTGCCGCCCTGGATCCAGAAGACGTTCTTCTTCGGCGGCTACGGCGGCACGGCCGGCTACATGCGCGACGAGGACCTCACCATCGTCGTGATGACCACGCTCGGCCGCGACAGCCCCCCGGGCGAGAACCCGTCGACGCCGATCTTCCACCAGCTCGCCGAGATGCTGGGCCGCTGA
- a CDS encoding serine hydrolase domain-containing protein, whose product MKSVQRAGFALCLAAGLAVSTAGRAQESLDGYLEGVRETYGLPALAAAVTRGGEIVAAGAVGTRVAGMEIPVTLDDRFHLGSDTKAMTATVAGALVDEGRIEWTSTVGDVLGGTIADMNPALAAVTLEQLLSHSSGIPTDTPEMIDIYMNPVAFEKNTTDLRVDAIDRWKHNAPKVPEGSPFQYANFGYLTAGAMLEAAAGEPWERLVAERIYGPLGLETAGFGPQASFGMYDAPVGHAIDDAGTVTPMTWGAAADVPPVMGPAGNAHMSVLDFARWTDWNAGGGTRGPKIVTPETLAEIHRPHVKTPPIRNPAPGTPSEGEYALGWGVIAFDWATDKLLAHNGSNGMNLAKALVDTTADLSVVVMTNFSGPRAESAASEVQRHLYEAYRR is encoded by the coding sequence ATGAAGTCAGTGCAGCGGGCAGGCTTCGCGCTGTGCCTCGCCGCGGGGCTCGCGGTCTCGACCGCCGGCCGCGCCCAGGAGAGCCTCGACGGCTACCTCGAGGGCGTGCGGGAGACGTACGGCCTGCCGGCCCTCGCCGCGGCCGTCACCCGCGGGGGCGAGATCGTCGCCGCCGGAGCCGTCGGCACGCGGGTGGCGGGGATGGAGATCCCGGTCACCCTCGACGACCGGTTCCACCTCGGCTCCGACACCAAGGCGATGACGGCGACGGTCGCAGGTGCGCTGGTCGACGAGGGGCGCATCGAATGGACGAGCACGGTGGGCGACGTGCTTGGCGGGACGATCGCGGACATGAACCCCGCGCTCGCCGCCGTCACGCTGGAACAGCTTCTCTCCCATTCGAGCGGCATTCCGACGGATACGCCGGAGATGATCGACATCTACATGAACCCCGTCGCGTTCGAGAAGAACACGACGGACCTGCGGGTCGACGCCATCGACCGCTGGAAGCACAACGCGCCGAAGGTTCCGGAGGGGTCGCCGTTCCAGTACGCGAACTTCGGCTACCTCACCGCCGGGGCGATGCTGGAGGCGGCGGCGGGCGAGCCGTGGGAGCGGCTGGTGGCCGAGCGCATCTACGGGCCGCTCGGCCTGGAGACGGCGGGGTTCGGCCCGCAGGCGAGCTTCGGCATGTACGACGCGCCCGTCGGCCACGCCATCGACGATGCCGGGACCGTCACGCCGATGACCTGGGGCGCGGCGGCGGACGTGCCGCCGGTGATGGGCCCTGCCGGCAACGCGCACATGTCGGTGCTGGATTTCGCCCGCTGGACCGACTGGAACGCCGGCGGCGGGACGCGCGGGCCGAAGATCGTCACGCCGGAGACTCTGGCGGAGATCCACCGGCCGCACGTGAAGACCCCGCCGATCAGGAACCCGGCTCCCGGGACGCCGTCCGAGGGCGAGTATGCGCTGGGCTGGGGCGTGATCGCCTTCGACTGGGCGACCGACAAGCTGCTCGCGCACAACGGCTCGAACGGGATGAACCTCGCCAAGGCGCTGGTCGACACCACCGCGGACCTCTCGGTCGTGGTCATGACGAATTTCTCCGGCCCCAGGGCCGAGAGTGCGGCCTCGGAAGTCCAGCGGCACCTCTACGAGGCGTACCGGCGCTGA
- a CDS encoding GGDEF domain-containing protein yields the protein MDDVYRTLRQLYESTPVLVAAYDGFDRLRYANSAFRSAFFIKDGETPFWPDLMRRNFMAGRGTVIRNDDFEAWLTGTLARRGKTSFRAFETDLVGGRWLWMTETVQKDGWMLCIASDITSLRADEREIRQERDFALKAASTDDLTGAVNRRFAMGRLADMLRQEEEDERFGCLAVLDLDHFKLINDRYGHNIGDLVLRDFTSRIQSQLRRTDCFGRLGGEEFGLVLPHTTIRQAQLLVERMLVIVRRSRPLIERPDMAYTFSAGIAAGRFGDSVADLYARADAALYAAKRSGRNCTFLEDTEPGQSTVSG from the coding sequence ATGGATGATGTATATCGAACATTGCGCCAGCTCTACGAGAGCACTCCCGTGCTCGTCGCCGCCTACGACGGGTTCGATCGGCTCCGCTACGCCAACTCGGCGTTCCGTTCGGCGTTCTTCATCAAGGATGGGGAAACCCCGTTCTGGCCGGACCTCATGCGGCGCAACTTCATGGCCGGCCGCGGCACCGTCATCCGCAACGACGACTTCGAGGCTTGGCTGACCGGAACGCTGGCGCGGCGCGGCAAGACCTCCTTCCGGGCGTTCGAGACGGACCTCGTCGGCGGCCGCTGGCTCTGGATGACGGAGACCGTCCAGAAGGACGGATGGATGCTCTGCATCGCGAGCGACATCACTTCGCTGCGCGCGGACGAGCGCGAGATCCGGCAGGAGCGCGACTTCGCCCTGAAGGCCGCCTCGACCGACGATCTGACCGGCGCCGTCAATCGGCGCTTCGCCATGGGCCGCCTCGCCGACATGCTGCGGCAGGAGGAGGAGGACGAGAGGTTCGGGTGCCTCGCCGTCCTCGACCTCGACCACTTCAAGCTCATCAACGACAGGTACGGCCACAATATCGGCGACCTCGTCCTGCGCGACTTCACCTCCCGCATCCAGAGCCAGCTTCGGCGCACCGACTGCTTCGGCCGCCTCGGCGGCGAGGAGTTCGGCCTCGTCCTGCCCCACACCACCATCCGGCAGGCACAGCTCCTCGTCGAGCGGATGCTCGTCATCGTGCGCCGCTCGCGGCCGCTGATCGAGCGGCCGGACATGGCCTACACTTTCTCGGCCGGGATCGCCGCCGGCCGCTTCGGCGACTCCGTCGCCGACCTCTACGCCCGGGCGGACGCCGCCCTCTACGCCGCCAAGCGGTCGGGCCGGAACTGCACTTTTCTGGAAGACACCGAGCCCGGCCAGTCCACGGTCAGCGGCTGA
- a CDS encoding helix-turn-helix transcriptional regulator yields MLDVVQAIRAARDTSEVWRVTVAAFRECGAAAFSVGAAPREETGSVVICSDAPMDEMQREYFRNRIYRYDPWMELCQQTADPTTLDVPAAKRADSVMTPLAWHFGRHGIRYAVLFPAYSGPSVGGIALYAVSASGEATLRDPAMMQIAGVTASVFASRFHPATSFCPEVSTLRTNAALSDREKEALSWFARGLQTARVADKMGIADVTVNKHVASARRKLGARTRDQALALAVRSGEISF; encoded by the coding sequence ATGTTGGATGTGGTTCAGGCGATCCGGGCGGCTCGGGACACGAGTGAGGTCTGGCGGGTCACGGTCGCGGCGTTCCGCGAGTGCGGCGCAGCAGCCTTCAGCGTCGGCGCGGCCCCGCGGGAGGAGACGGGGTCGGTGGTCATCTGCTCCGACGCGCCGATGGACGAGATGCAGCGGGAATACTTCCGCAATCGGATCTATCGATACGATCCATGGATGGAGCTGTGCCAGCAGACGGCGGATCCGACCACGCTCGACGTTCCCGCGGCGAAGCGGGCGGACAGCGTGATGACACCGCTGGCGTGGCACTTCGGCCGGCACGGTATCCGCTACGCGGTGCTGTTCCCGGCCTACTCGGGGCCGAGCGTCGGCGGTATCGCGTTGTACGCCGTCTCCGCCTCCGGGGAGGCCACGCTGCGCGATCCCGCGATGATGCAGATCGCGGGCGTCACCGCGTCGGTATTCGCCTCGCGCTTCCACCCCGCCACGTCCTTTTGTCCGGAGGTCTCCACCCTTCGGACGAATGCGGCGCTCAGTGATCGCGAGAAGGAGGCCTTGTCCTGGTTCGCGAGGGGGCTCCAGACTGCACGGGTCGCGGACAAGATGGGGATCGCCGACGTGACGGTGAACAAGCATGTCGCGAGCGCGCGGCGGAAGCTGGGCGCGAGGACGCGCGATCAGGCCCTGGCGCTCGCCGTCAGGAGCGGAGAGATCTCGTTCTGA